In Sparus aurata chromosome 24, fSpaAur1.1, whole genome shotgun sequence, the genomic stretch ATGCCATGTCTTCTTTACTGACCCGACTGGAGATGTTAAAGTCATTGCAATCAGCTGCTGCACAGTTTTTCCGCTTCATTCAGACATGGATAATATAAACCTGTCCTTGACTGGAGGACAAGATAATAATTCACTGACCAAATTTTAATTTAGGAATCTGGAAAAATGTGGCGTCTGTTCTGGTCGTCACCAAAACACTCCTCGCAGACACAGAACGATACATCATCATGACACTTAAATACGTTTTAGAATAGGTTTTCAGTCAGGTCATCAACAAAACACTCTCCACCCGAGGACTGTAGTTTTCTGAAACAGCTGCATGAGGCTGATATTCAGTCGGATTCAAGCTAAAGCTGCAACTGTCAATcaattttaaagattaaaacgttttttttttctgtttcttttctcctccatgAGGATAAACTGTATATCTtttggttgtggacaaaacaagacacgcAAGACGTCATCTTTGCCTAGAGGAGACACTGCTCGACATTTTCCACAATTTTCTATAGATTTAGAGAACAAGCAACTTATTGACAATGAAAcaaatcgttagttgcagcccttcCTGAGTCACAGATGTAGCAACTGTCTTCCTCCACCAAACTAAAACATTGTTTTGCATCATATTTACAGATTGCCTTCGTGATAAAGAACAGATTAAGTGCACAAGATGAGAGCAGGGCGTCTGCAAGTCCCTAAAAGGatgtaaaatgtcttaaatattAGGACTTAAAAGTGTGCAAGCTCTCCATTGTAACAAACAGCCTAATCTAATTTTTGTCAAATCGAGAATTTTTGGGTGAAAGCTCACATTTTTTATGTTACAAATCTTTACACCTGCCACTGAACCCGATACTGTCTTTTACCATGTCGGCAAAATGTGGATTAACCTTAACTCActataaaaaacatattaaacCAACGTctgcagaggacacacacaggaaacactgacatgtttacatttaactGCATTGCAGTCTTAAAAGTATTTAGAAATTCTCTTGAAAAGGTCTTCAAGGACTAAGTTTGTGTGTCCGATACTCACAGAGACTCTATAAAAGCGTTTTGTGTTTGCTCTCCTAATACCACGATAATCAAATAGGATGTCATTCATAATATGGGAATATTGAAGGGATGACTGTACGTACAGTACAATTGTACTGTACGTTGACAAAATATTCATTAGGAGCACTAGAGCACATAGAACAGGTGGGTATTTTTAGAAAATGAAATCACTTTACTGTAACGCAGCctttaaaagcacaaaaagacaacacttacaCCATGACAATGTAACGATATCCAACATCTGTGTAACTTGAGGTCTTTCCTTGTTTGTGTCCAAGGCGTGAGCGGCCTGTCCATGTCTCCGGCAGCATCCATGGCCAAGCTGCAACGGCAGCACCGGCCTCTGGGACGGACCCAGTCGGCCCCTTTGCCCCAGGGCAGCGCGGCGCAGGCCCACGCCCAGGCCCTggccctgcagcagctggtggtccagcagcagcaccagcagttCCTTGAGAAGCACAAGCAGCagttccagcagcagcagctccacatcAACAAGGTAAAGGGTGGAGTCACATGCtcattctccttcttcttctgtgtttgttttacttctcccgtgttttcttgtttgtcgtgcatcattattattgttatataacGTGTTATAAACAGTTTTCTCACTGTGCTGATGGAGGGGCCACAGATCTGACATCACATTCAAATCAACTGATAATTAATTAGGGCTATAAGGCAGCGTGGGCCAGCAGGAGCTGTAGTGTAGTTGTTTGTGTAGGCGGCAGCCACACAGTCTCACAGCCAGTAACTTGTGAGCTGTGGACGTGTGTGAAGTCCTTGATttcgtttttctttctttttctctctgttgtatttgtgtttgcgTGTGGGCGGAGGCAGGTACGGGTTAACACGTATAGCagagtatgtgtatgtgtgtgtgtttgcatccaCGTCTCTGTGACTGTGGCCGAGACAGTTGCCACGGACTGCGAGGTAACTGTGCgctgctgccatggcaacagagCGGAAGCACCCTGCCTTATATGGTCAGGGAGGAAGCGAGCAGCCGTCGCTCTGGATGGCTTTACCTATTCCAGCAGAGTACTCGCTGGAGGTGAGGTGGGTGGATGAAACAAGGgatttcctctcctcctcttcctccacctccacctcctcctcctcctcctccgcctccccctGCCCGActtgactctctctctctcactccctccatATGTTTCAGAGCTCTCCTGTGGCGGCTTTTCACACAAACATCTCTGTAACAGCCTCTGGCACACCAAGGAGTTTTGTCAGGACAGAAATGAAAATCTCCACttcaaacattgttttattctgcGGAATTAATCAGAATACAGGCAGCGAGGAGCTGTGTTTTATTCTAAAATGTATAACGTGACTAGTGGTGTCAGTTTACTCAATGAATTTCTTGCTTTTAAAAGGCAAGAATGAAAAACCATCTCTCGTTTCAACCCCTTATCTGTgaagatttgctgtttttctgtgttaatGCCGCTGGTATATCAATTAACATTTTGTGGAagatgttaatttgttttcatgccTGGAGTTAAATGAGCTCAGTAACATTTTACAGGTCCAAATCTTCAGGTTTTAGGCTTTTGGTCAACATTGTGGGAGTTGTgatgcatttttcattgtttgtctgCATTTTATAGACTTAAAGATTAACATACTAGTGAGAGGTTGACTTGAATTAAGTTGAAGTACATTTTCTCCTCAGTTTCAGTCAGCATTTCAGAACATAAACCACCCGATAATAGAGGACACCTCCATGGATTGTTGCTGCAGTCAGGTAGATAAACAGGAGGGAAGATACTCCCAAAAGTTCAAatgtaatctctgagctctcctctcaCTGGTTAACGACTCagaatcagagcagaatctgtgactcagtgtgtttattctTCTAGATGTTTTTCTCTGATAGTAAACAGAATATCTTTCGGTTTTGGGCTATTGGTCAAAAACAGTGGTTGGTCATTATTGAGTCTTTGAACCATATCTGCTATTTAAGCTAGATAAAAGGGAGGCTTCCGGGAAAGTGGAGCAGAGCGGTAGGGGTGACGGGGGTTGAGAAGAGGTGAtaactgggggggaaagagaatGATTGCTCAGATGTAAAGAAGACAAGAACAGAAGAGGGGTTGTTGAATGTAAGCTTGTGAATGCTCTGACGTTCATCTCTGTGCCATGGGACCCAAAAGCCTATAGCTctgggagacacacacacacacctgaagcTGTGACCCACTCTCGAGACTTCCAGCAAACACTCTCACATCATGGAGGCGAGCGCTCCGCCTTGAATGGCACTTTTTGAATAGTTCATGTCATTAAAAGTGAATGAACAGACAACCGAATCACTACTCGGTGAACAGCAGGCCCCAAAATGAGCCGATGAAAAGCGACACGACGGGGAGTGTGGAATGTCTCTGTTCGCCGAGACACAGTTTGCCCCGGAGTACAGTCGGCGGAGCGGCCACTCACATTCAATTAAAACGGAGCGGTTTGAAATGAGCGGGACACCAATCTGACTGAGTAATCCAAATTAAGCTTGTTAAAAGAAGAATGCTCCAGAGAAAGGAGTGATTTGCCAGGAATTTGATTCAGAGCAGACCGTCTGAATGCATCCTCACACGTCGGAGGGGATTTGTCACGTCCTGCTGTTTTATTGTGGAAAAAAATTCACATTATAACATaatcatcccccccccccccccgtgttCCCCACAGATGATGGCCAAGCCTAGCGAGTCCCCCGTTGGCCGTCAGCACCAGAGCCAcccggaggagacagaggaggagctgagggagcaCCAGGACGGAGGCGCCCTGCCGCCAGGGGTCACCATCAAGCAGGAGCCCCCCGACccgcaggagctgcaggaggaggcggCGATGCAGCAGCACAGGGAGCGGCAGGCGGAGCAGGAGCTGCTCTTcagacaggtagaggacagtgAAAAGTGAGACATGTGCCTGAATATTCGGCTGAAAAACAACGTGGGCTGAGAGAATCAATAGGAAGTCGGAGAATTGATTTAACTTGACTTGGCACTTATGTATTGAAGCTGTTCCCGGGGACGTCCCGGAGTGGTGTAAGTCaaataaacagacacagaaTTACATTTTGGGCTGTAGAGACGTTACTCTGTCTGTACTTAAAGGCTTGAATCGAAGCTGTATCATTTGTTTTGGCTGCCATCTTTTGGCCATAAGTTGCACCTGCAATAGAAAATGTCACAGCTAATTTTCTGCCTTTTAGTTgccaaacacatttacattttctccaAACAACTCATCATGACAACAGCAGGATACATCGTGTTTATGTGTttcctccgtgtgtgtgttggagcagcaggccctgttgttggagcagcagcgGATCCATCAGCTGAGAAACTATCAGGCCTCCATGGAGGCTGCCGGCTTGTCAATCTCCTTCCCGGGACACCGCCCCCTGTCCAGGGCCCAGTCGTCTCCGGCCTCAGCGTCCTCCTTCCCAATCAGCGTCCCCACTACTGATCCTCCCACCAAACCTCGCTTCACCACAGGTCAGCACCGCCACTACTGAGCTGTAGCTACTTCTGCTCATCGTCTTTGATGTTTTGCCTGTTTTCAACGTTGAATTTCACTTTTAAATACACTGGGGAGTGAAAAACAGATTCTTCCATCCAAAAAGCAGGTGAATTGGCCAAAGAATGGTGTAGTGGATCTGGCCTCCATCTGGTAGCAGTGGAGCTAATCTTGCCAAAACCTTTTTTCTCACCCACTTCTTCCTCTCAGACATCGGACTATTGAAACGTAATCTTAAAAACGATAAATAGCACTGAggagaaataaagacagaattAAGCTCCTACCCGCACTAGACTTGTGTATCTGCACTGAAGTTAACACCATGAAGACGCCACATAATGTGGCAGCTTTTTGTGTTCATGCTACAAAGATGAAGATATTTTTATAACAGTTTGGCCTACTTTACTCCCACTCGGCTCCAAACTGCATAGAAAATGTAAAAGGGAGAGTGAGAATATCTgtaaagtttgacattttgaaagaagtTTGACTCTTCATATTCATCAAACAGGGAGAAAGTTCCACTTCGGTCTTTTGTGCCTCTTTGGTGTCTTTAtgaacagaaaataataaaactggcaaCCCACTCTTAGCTGGAAATAGCAATGTTTatgcaacaacaataacattaacatttacttttatttgctCTCAATGTCTCTTAATCTCACAAAAGAAACCttacatttttttgtacattttctgttataaaTACTAATCTGACACATACTTTCCTGATAAATTGATGCtttttttggtttataaaacattGAATGTGCCGTCTTTAAATTGCTTGTTGCATCTTAGCAATTTGAAGAGagcccaaaacccaaagactcccCATTTACACCAACAGGAAACACAAGAAAAGTGGTGTAATCTCACATTTGAGACGCTGGAATAAGGGGATATTTGGCACATTGCTCATAAAAACAGCTCCTTATTTATTTCCTGTCATTTGGCTGATTGATTTCCATCCTGCAGTCGTTAATaagtgtgttactgtgtgtttccTCAGGCCTGGTGTACGACTCTCTCATGCAGAAGCACCAGTGTATGTGTGGAAACACCAACAGCCACCCGGAGCACGCCGGCCGGATCCAGAGCATCTGGTCTCGTCTGCAGGAGACCGGACTCAGAGCGCAGTGTGAGGTGAGTtatcagaagaagaaacactCCGCTGTGAACATCACACAAAGTTGTAAACTGCATATGATAGTTGtatccctctgtgtgtgtgtgtgtgtacgtgtagTGTATCCGTGGGAGGAAGGCCACGCTGGAAGAGCTGCAGACGGTTCACTCTGAAGCCCACGTCCTGCTGTATGGAACCAACCCTCTCCGACAGAAACTTGATTGtaagatctctctctctcacgcacacacacagcattagAACTGCTAATATTACGTTGTTAACTGTCTTTGATAAACTGTCTTTAATGTATATTTCCTGATCACCAGGTTCAATCACTCCCATGTTTGTACGGCTACCGTGTGGAGGAGTGGGGGTAAGTTACACACATTTATGTGTTTgctatttatttaataataacCTAGTAGTGTTTAAACATTAGAGTACATTATAAGTGTGTCATTGTGTGGAAAGACAAGGTGTCTTTCTTTGTATTGCACCTTTCACACTTCGACAATACACCAGGAGGGTTGCATTGAGAGTAAAGGAGCTGTCGACACCGAGAGcgataacaaaaacaataactcTAATGTGAGCGTCTACACTAAAGATTGATAACGTTCTGTAAACAGTGGCGCCAGGCGGTGTGCGCCAGCCGTGACGGCCACTTAGGGAAATTGATATGAATGAGAAATGACTGCTGTACGCtgcacaaagaaacaaacagaagagtTTCTTTTGCGCTCAGATACAACTCTAACCTGTAATCTTCCTTCGATTGTGGATCAAGCTTTAGCAAACTGTCTCTTGTGTTTGTAGGTGGACAGCGACACTATTTGGAACGAGGTCCACTCCTCCAGTGCGGCTCGTCTCGCTGTCGGCTCGGTGGTGGAGCTCGTTTTCAAAGTGGCTACCAGAGAGCTGAAGGTGACCGCGATCACACTCGtcttgcttttaaaaaaaataatgcacaaCCTTGACTAGTTTTGACTTCTCATCCCCTCTTTACGTTCCCAGTGTGTTAGTcgaaattacagtttttttgtgattgttcaCCTCTACGTGGAAACAGTGAGTGGTGATCAGTGCCGTGACTCAGACTCCTGtcacttctgtctctctctgcagaatGGTTTCGCTGTGGTCCGCCCTCCTGGACACCACGCGGAGGAAAGCACTCCCATGTAAGGCCACAGCCGTCACCACACTCAGCTAGGAACACTTAATCCATGCATATACAAATACCAGAATCAGAACAGGCTCATCTGGAATAGAAATAACATAAACCATTGAGCTAATCTACGCATAAAGTACAGGGTGAAggctgctttatttatttttcatgtcctcgtaacagtgtgttttgaaacacactgtaaaaacatgGAAATGCAGCAGGAAAGTGATTGAGCACGGCTGAatctcctccctcttttttctgctgtttcagGGGTTTCTGTTATTTCAACTCTGTGGCCATCGCAGCcaaactgctgcagcagagACTCAACGTCAACAAGATCCTCATCGTGGACTGGGTCAGTCTCACTCCATCTCTCTCATGTGACGCAGTTGTATTTATAGCATATCCTACATCTTAAAAGCCACACTGCACGCTATAATCatgtgtttactgtctgactgcAGGATGTTCACCACGGCAACGGCACCCAGCAGGCTTTCTACGACGACCCCAACGTCCTTTACCTGTCTATACATCGCTATGACGACGGCAACTTCTTCCCTGGAAGCGGAGCACCTGACGAGGTGAGCGCGTGTGACCTCATTTAGCTTACTTACCTTAATTTAGAGATGaataacaacaatgacaatgacTACACTCTCTGACTACTGCACTTTTTTAGTAACACACTGATGTTACATGTCTTTGTGAGTACTTTGATTTAAAGCTGCAATTAATGATAATTTTTCTCAAACAATGAAAGAGTCTGTCAGtcctttttttgtccaaaacccaacaatattcagtttataaaaatatgatgaagagaaaatacattgAATAATTATCCTCTCAGTGCTATTAACCTCAAATGCGTTATTGTATTActcttttaatttttaatgtaCTGGATTGTAAATTCACTCAATAATGTGACTAATAGAATAGACAttcagcagtgtttcccacataAAGATAACATTGAGTTGTGTTGAAGAACAAAGGGGAACTAAACAGCAAACTGATGTAAATTATGTATGAATGTGAGTCACAGATGTGCGTCTCTCTGCAGGTGGGCAGTGGGCCCGGAGTCGGGTTCAACGTCAACGTTGCCTTCACCGGAGGCCTCGATCCACCCATGGGAGACGTCGAGTACTTGGCTGCCTTCAGGTACAAAAAAACGTCACTAAATCACACGTAGACAAAACAGCTACCCAGAGAGAGAGGCCAGTTTGTCTTCACAGCTCCTTTACTTCCAGAGTTTTAGTACTCAATCTGACTTTTTAACGCCAGCATCATGCGAGTGTAGAAAATCTTGAAAACCATCGATATATGTGGCATCTCTgaagtgtttcatttgttattttattgGACAGAGACGTTATGTTGTCAAACATGTTAGTTTTGAGCTCAACTTCTTCctggaatataaaaaaaaataattattattttcatttctttctccaTTAACTGACCATTCATGTGGTAAAAAATGCTCATCTTAATTTTCACACGGCTCAAGGTGATGCTGTCAGATGTCTCGTTTTGTCCGACCAACCTTTGAAAACTCGaagatatttaatttattagctaataaaagcagcaaatgtcAAATCATGTCTGGTCATTTTGCTTCAAAAATGAAATACTTACTGATTAATTACTTGGTTGAGgtggtttaaaaaataaataatctcaCTTTGTGCTCTTCCACATTCACATTGAGACATTGTCCATTATTCCGTCTAATCTTTATACACCACATTTGCCCCCTCAGGTCAGTGGTGATGCCCATTGCCAACGAGTTCGCTCCAGACATCGTGCTGGTCTCTTCAGGCTTCGACGCTGTTGAGGGTCACCCTCCACCACTGGGCGGCTACACGCTGACGTCCAAGTGTGAGTACCAGATTATGTGAAGTTTCTTATCTCGCGCTCCCGCTGTCGACCGCACAAAACAAATAGTTTTGTGCCTGAGAAAGTTTAAAGTTGTTTCTTGGGGGGGAGACAAACGGCTCAAATGTTAATTAGATTCAATGCCgagtcatttacattaattcGCTTCCTCTCCTCAGGTTTCGGCTATCTGACCAAGCAGCTGATGACCCTCGCCGGAGGCCGGGTGGTCCTGGCTCTGGAGGGGGGTCACGACCTCACCGCCATCTGCGACGCCTCCGAGGCCTGCGTGGCCGCACTGCTCGGCCAGGAGGTAAGAAGGGGAACTTTGACAACACACAGGATCTGAATCCTAATtagtgaagaaagaaagaaggatgGGAAAAAGGTTGTCAGCCAGGTGCTTCAGAACTCTAGCACTGATTAACAGATTTAATTCATTTGAGTTACGTTTTAATCGGCTGCGTTTGCAATGaaatagaacaaaaaaagaaagagaaataatgCCATTTTGAAGGTAAAGCTTCACTAATCAATCAAAATGATCATTGCTTTCActataaaacatgaaaacagtagCTGAATTAGTTTTATGTTGATACATCTGACAAAGTGCGGTGAAATAGACTCATCAGGCATTAATAAGGTTTCATGTCAGCATGTCCTCCGTCTGGGATCCAGTGGGACTGAAATGAATCGATGTTACATGGTGCATTATTTCCTGGTCGTCCCTCTTGTGGTAGCTATCAGAACTGCAGCCTGTTTCCAGACTCCATGTTTacatgttctgtgtgtttgtttttgtcttgtgcaGCTGGACCCGCTGCCCAAGGCCGTCCTCGAGCAGAGGCCCAACGCCAATGCGGTCCGCTCTCTGGAGAAGGTTTTAGAGACTCACAGTGAGTTCATATTTAcatcatgtaaaaaaaagaactggTCACTTTTTGTCAGGTTGCTTCCACACAACTGGTACAAACTCTCTGatttctgtcctcctctccaggtAAGTACTGGCGCTCGGTGCACCGCTACTCACCACGGCTGGGACTCTCCCTGCTGGAGGCCAAACGAGGAGACTCGGAGGAGGCCGAGGCCGTCAGCGCCATGGCTTCTCTCTCCGTGGCTAACACCAACGCCATGGATCAAAGGTGAAGCATCCGAACCCACATCTACAGGATATTTTTACAGGCCTTTTTTCACATCTTCTCCCACTACTTTCTGTATCCTATAGTCCATCCTCTGCCTGAGGATTAATATCTGTGAATCTGTCTTCCAGGCCAGAAGAGGAAcccatggaggaggaggaaccaCTGTAACAGAGGGAACCACGAGGGTGTCACACTGTAAACCATTGACCTCTCCGGAGAACGCCTCTTTGAGCTGCGAAGAGTCTCGACTGACCCCTTCATTTAGTCCCCCTAACCCCACTCACCACGTCAGTCACCTTGATTGGCGGCCCCTCGGCTAAAACACGAGGGAGAGGGGGTGGGCTCAGCCTCAGAGTAGGGAGCCAATCAGGAGACGGAGGACTGAATTGGAAAAAAAGAATTAGACATACCGGCGTCGCTTGGCGGCGCTCGCTCAGAGacactcattttttttctgtcagtcttCGCACCCCTACGTTAGCCCACTGCGGCTAACCAAGTGACCAAGGCAGCAGCGGGCGAGTGTATTTGGAGTGTTGGGGCGAGCTCAGGTCTCGTCACGGAGAGGTGCGGAAACATAACGGTGCTTTACACAGCTGCCTTCTGACCACACACAGTATGGACACCAGGGACAGCAGATGTTCCCAGCTGTCAAACGCAGCGCgggagtttctttttttctcttttactcgACTATTTTTCCCgacgaaacaaaacaaagggcATCGCGGCAACTGAGATACTATTTTACAACGATGCGTTCACTGTGGCCGAAAAAAGTTTGAGTCGGCTTTTGCAAAGATTTGACGAGGAAGACTTGTCGCCTTGCCGGATGCAGCCTGTCGTTGTGAAGGTTGACGAGTGAGAGGAGTGCCTTGGTGAGGGGTCCGCTGGATTTCAGGATTGTTCAGGAAAAGATTGCCTTAAGTCTAAAAGATTTTTCTCGCTGAGGAGTCGgcgcgagggagggagggaaagagggagggagacggagagtTTCCCGCTCTCCTTTTtccgcgggggggggggggtgacgaACATAAAGCAAACAATCTTTCAGCATGTTTACTTGGAACGTGACGACGACAGCATTTATGTCTCGCACAGCCTCTCTCGAAGAGTTACTTTACTTTTGGATGGATCTATttttctgtaaaacaaaaacaaaaaaagagaaagaagacgCTTTGTAAAGGTAGTTGCCAGCTTcagtagagaaaaaaaacaacggtGCAAACATGGAGACGTTCAGACGAGGAAATTAGATTGAAAAACTCTCAAAAAAAGCCTTTGATGTAGCTTCCCTTTAACTGAAGTCATCGCTTTGTAAACACATGAAGCATGCATccgagcagagagagagaaccaggcgtttttttgtttttgcaagaTTCTTGAATGTTATCCAAAAGAGAAAAAGCCAAGCAAAGAAAAGCCAAAGCATGAGTTTGCATTTTTACAGTAGTACTTTTCACTCCTCTCGATAAAAACACTTCTCATCTTGGTCCTTTTTAGATAAAAAGGCTCAATGTTTACTGGTTTAACCCGTCACGGATCAAGCGAGCATTTCCGTGCTTTGGCCTCCCATGCTTTGCCGGTTGGCAGCTACCTTGGTTTTCGCTAGTGTGAGCTCAAACATTAGTCATGTATATTGAATTGAATATATTTTGAGAGGCAGTAATCGAGTATTGCCCCGGTTTGTATCTACATGTATGATTTCCAACATCGAGTTGTCAATTTTTTGCGATATCGACAAACTGTTGTTTGGTAAGCgtgtccactttttttttttttttttttttttttatcgtatAAGATTAtttttctaacttttttttttcatccatagatttttgttctgtgtttttatccGTTTTCTGGATAGTTATAGGGCTGCCGTTCACACAACTTAGTACTCGTGTCACTacttgttcaaaaactttctttctttcttgtatTTATCAGAAATAAGGAGCaactttcttcctttctttctttctttctttctacgGCTCTCTCGgcctttttctgcattttcatcAACTGTGTATTTATAACATGTACTTGTTTATAGGAGATTTGTATATGGAAAATTTATAAATGTACTCTAACTAATGACAGCTATGATATTGTGAGCGACAAACAGTATGGTGTACGATATTACTCCATGAactttaaagaagaagaagaagcagcataTTTAAACTTGTCATCGACTGCACTGTTTCGCCCTCGAGTGAAATCATTACACGGCACTGCAATTGACTTTTTCCCGATCACCCCCCACTCGGAGTGGTCGCTTTGATGCCCAATTGATGCGTTTTTCCTCCCGTGCATGGCTCCGTATGCACATTTCGACTGTGACAACACATCCAAAATGAGGTTTAGAGGCCGTTTTATGTAGCGAGCTGAGTTTACAGAGGGTCAAACGTGTcgaaaaatggaaatgttttggACGGAAAGCATCAGGCGATAATTTAAAGAATCTCTTTCTGAGCATGTGTTGCACTCTCACGACATCAGTGCCTCcttctcccctcccccccccgcTTTGACTTCAGCTGACCTGAAACCAGTCGGAGGTCAAATTACATTCAAATTgatccacattctgtcatctgctCTATCGACTATCATGTTCACTTTGAGTTGatatcattttttaaacttgTACAATTTGAGCTtaagttggtttttttttgttcatgtctGACAAACATTCCACTTGTTACATGTTCAATTTGGcttttttgtagttttattttgtagaaaaCTTTAATACTACTCTTTCGTTTTTTTGCCGTCTGCTCGCGCCAACTTTAACTCTTTGCATGGTTTGTGAGTCAGCATGCCTGCTTGTCTAtgtaacaaaaaatgtatttgcacaatagaagaagaaacactggaggacttaagaaaaaaaggaaaaatacttttaaaaaaaaacctccccgAGAGCAACCAGGCAGGACGggttttcttcctctctggtGTGCGAGCAATTCAGAAGACTTTGTCCAAATGAATCCACTGAGAAACATTTGATATTGTTCTTATTGAATATCGTTTCCGATAAGTGATTTTAAACATGATTCAGCACTTAACGACGTGTATATGGACTGTGCTAAAGAGAAACACGCTCTGCCAAAACCTCTGCTACATTCACACCTTATCAAAAGACTCTCCCAAAGAATGTTCCTCTTCTCAAAGATCTTTGAACAGGCGCTAGAAATCGACGGATATCGGTTTTGGGGGTTAAAAAAGGGCATCGTCGTTTATTGATTGTCACACCCACCTCGGCCAgttctacatatatatataaccacTGTGGCTCAAGAGCATTTCTCGGTTTACATgtaaatggataaaaaaaagttattttttgtttgttgtttgtctctATTGATGAAAAACTCTTTCTTTGGGACCTACGCTTTGGACATTTCATCTCTGACATCAtctataaaatatatttctgaaaaATACAAGAGACTTGTAatcgtgtgttttttttatcatgatgTAAATCTGTGTTTTAAAGGTCAACAGGAACCAATCTGGATGCAATCAATTCAGCAGTCAATCCTTGACAGGATGTCAGAATTTGAAATTATCTAACTGATGATGCAAAGTCAGATTATCAGTGGGACAGAACTCCTGAGGAggcttttcttctgtttttataatcaCCTTGTGGAAATGAAACACTCAAAGTCCATCCGAGTGTAAACAATCAATAGTGGTGGTTGGTGTTAA encodes the following:
- the LOC115577328 gene encoding histone deacetylase 4-like isoform X3, whose product is MLKKCSRSNWRKLLNAQRKDEKLDINSALPLRLPPAAIPMDLRVDHHQQQQQVSSMSPPGQQSSCPGQAGGVGASVREQQLQQELLTLKQKQQIQRQILIAEFQRQHEQLSRQHEAQLQEHIKQQQELLALKHQQELLEHQRKMENHRLEQELEKQQREQKLQLLKNKERGQESAVASTEVKMRLQEFVLNKKKALAQRSLNQGGHPNDAPYWYRKTQHSSLDQSSPPQTGVSTYNQPVLGVYNPRDDFPLRKTASEPNLKLRSRLKQKVSERRSSPLLRRRDSPITTAKKRSLDMADSACSSAPGSGPSSPNNSSNNIPNENGITVSVSNNTEASLAQRLCSSAERGSVNQLSLYTSPSLPNITLGLPATATATAASNVTSAQQDVGLQPALSLSPPFLSGGHLTPYLTEAGAGTGGHGAHSPLLQHMVLMEQSPAQSPLVTGVSGLSMSPAASMAKLQRQHRPLGRTQSAPLPQGSAAQAHAQALALQQLVVQQQHQQFLEKHKQQFQQQQLHINKMMAKPSESPVGRQHQSHPEETEEELREHQDGGALPPGVTIKQEPPDPQELQEEAAMQQHRERQAEQELLFRQQALLLEQQRIHQLRNYQASMEAAGLSISFPGHRPLSRAQSSPASASSFPISVPTTDPPTKPRFTTGLVYDSLMQKHQCMCGNTNSHPEHAGRIQSIWSRLQETGLRAQCECIRGRKATLEELQTVHSEAHVLLYGTNPLRQKLDCSITPMFVRLPCGGVGVDSDTIWNEVHSSSAARLAVGSVVELVFKVATRELKNGFAVVRPPGHHAEESTPMGFCYFNSVAIAAKLLQQRLNVNKILIVDWDVHHGNGTQQAFYDDPNVLYLSIHRYDDGNFFPGSGAPDEVGSGPGVGFNVNVAFTGGLDPPMGDVEYLAAFRSVVMPIANEFAPDIVLVSSGFDAVEGHPPPLGGYTLTSKCFGYLTKQLMTLAGGRVVLALEGGHDLTAICDASEACVAALLGQELDPLPKAVLEQRPNANAVRSLEKVLETHSKYWRSVHRYSPRLGLSLLEAKRGDSEEAEAVSAMASLSVANTNAMDQRPEEEPMEEEEPL
- the LOC115577328 gene encoding histone deacetylase 4-like isoform X4; translated protein: MTSHSHQVDINSALPLRLPPAAIPMDLRVDHHQQQQQVSSMSPPGQQSSCPGQAGGVGASVREQQLQQELLTLKQKQQIQRQILIAEFQRQHEQLSRQHEAQLQEHIKQQQELLALKHQQELLEHQRKMENHRLEQELEKQQREQKLQLLKNKERGQESAVASTEVKMRLQEFVLNKKKALAQRSLNQGGHPNDAPYWYRKTQHSSLDQSSPPQTGVSTYNQPVLGVYNPRDDFPLRKTASEPNLKLRSRLKQKVSERRSSPLLRRRDSPITTAKKRSLDMADSACSSAPGSGPSSPNNSSNNIPNENGITVSVSNNTEASLAQRLCSSAERGSVNQLSLYTSPSLPNITLGLPATATATAASNVTSAQQDVGLQPALSLSPPFLSGGHLTPYLTEAGAGTGGHGAHSPLLQHMVLMEQSPAQSPLVTGVSGLSMSPAASMAKLQRQHRPLGRTQSAPLPQGSAAQAHAQALALQQLVVQQQHQQFLEKHKQQFQQQQLHINKMMAKPSESPVGRQHQSHPEETEEELREHQDGGALPPGVTIKQEPPDPQELQEEAAMQQHRERQAEQELLFRQQALLLEQQRIHQLRNYQASMEAAGLSISFPGHRPLSRAQSSPASASSFPISVPTTDPPTKPRFTTGLVYDSLMQKHQCMCGNTNSHPEHAGRIQSIWSRLQETGLRAQCECIRGRKATLEELQTVHSEAHVLLYGTNPLRQKLDCSITPMFVRLPCGGVGVDSDTIWNEVHSSSAARLAVGSVVELVFKVATRELKNGFAVVRPPGHHAEESTPMGFCYFNSVAIAAKLLQQRLNVNKILIVDWDVHHGNGTQQAFYDDPNVLYLSIHRYDDGNFFPGSGAPDEVGSGPGVGFNVNVAFTGGLDPPMGDVEYLAAFRSVVMPIANEFAPDIVLVSSGFDAVEGHPPPLGGYTLTSKCFGYLTKQLMTLAGGRVVLALEGGHDLTAICDASEACVAALLGQELDPLPKAVLEQRPNANAVRSLEKVLETHSKYWRSVHRYSPRLGLSLLEAKRGDSEEAEAVSAMASLSVANTNAMDQRPEEEPMEEEEPL